A stretch of Mucilaginibacter terrae DNA encodes these proteins:
- the gatA gene encoding Asp-tRNA(Asn)/Glu-tRNA(Gln) amidotransferase subunit GatA — MYTTLIEIQDDLKSGTITVKELVNNYLAKIKEYQRLNAFNEVFEQESLTQAAALDESLQKGQPAGRLAGMVIAIKDNICYKGHVVTASSKILDGFTSIFSSTVVERLLAEDAIIIGRCNCDEFAMGGANENSYFGPVKNQADETRVPGGSSGGSAVAVQAGMCHAAIGTDTGGSIRQPASFCGVVGLKPTYGRVSRHGIIAYASSFDQPGPITQSVEDAALLLEIIAGADDYDSTASRKPVEAYGAELAPSTGKRKIAYLQEVLDSEGLDAEVKQTLLAAIGSLKADGHTVEPVSFEYLDYVVPTYYILTMAEASSNLARYDGVHYGYRSPNAVDLTTTYKRSRSEGFGTEVKRRIMLGTFVLSAGYYDAYYAKAQKVRRLIKERTDAILAEYDFILTPTAPEPAFKIGREDIDPIVTYLEDIFTVQASLAGVPAISLPIQNNSAGLPLGLQLVTKAFAEADLLNFATYFVGLRKS; from the coding sequence ATGTATACCACTTTAATAGAAATTCAGGACGACCTTAAAAGCGGAACAATTACTGTTAAAGAACTGGTAAATAATTACCTGGCCAAAATCAAAGAATATCAACGCCTTAATGCCTTTAACGAGGTATTTGAGCAGGAATCTTTAACGCAGGCAGCTGCACTTGACGAGAGCCTGCAAAAAGGCCAGCCAGCCGGCCGCCTGGCAGGTATGGTAATTGCCATTAAAGACAATATTTGCTACAAAGGCCACGTAGTAACCGCTTCCTCCAAAATACTGGATGGCTTTACCTCCATTTTTTCATCAACTGTGGTTGAACGCCTGTTGGCCGAAGATGCCATTATTATTGGCCGTTGCAATTGCGACGAGTTTGCCATGGGCGGCGCTAACGAAAACTCATACTTTGGCCCGGTAAAAAACCAGGCCGATGAAACCCGCGTTCCGGGTGGCTCATCGGGCGGTTCGGCAGTGGCGGTGCAGGCAGGTATGTGCCATGCAGCCATTGGTACCGATACAGGCGGTTCCATCCGTCAGCCAGCCTCGTTTTGTGGTGTAGTGGGTTTAAAACCTACTTATGGCAGAGTATCACGCCATGGTATTATTGCCTACGCTTCTTCATTTGATCAGCCGGGGCCAATTACCCAGTCGGTCGAAGATGCTGCATTACTATTAGAGATTATTGCTGGTGCCGATGATTACGACAGTACGGCATCACGTAAACCTGTTGAGGCTTATGGTGCCGAGCTTGCTCCATCCACCGGTAAAAGAAAAATTGCTTATTTACAGGAGGTTTTAGATAGCGAAGGCCTTGATGCCGAAGTGAAACAAACCCTGCTTGCCGCCATAGGTAGCCTGAAAGCCGATGGGCACACGGTTGAGCCGGTATCGTTCGAGTACCTCGATTACGTGGTGCCCACTTATTATATACTCACCATGGCCGAAGCATCATCAAACCTGGCCCGGTACGATGGTGTGCATTATGGCTACCGCAGCCCCAACGCGGTTGATTTGACAACCACCTACAAACGCTCACGCTCCGAAGGTTTTGGCACCGAGGTTAAGCGCCGCATTATGCTGGGTACTTTTGTGCTGAGTGCCGGTTATTATGATGCTTACTACGCTAAAGCCCAAAAAGTACGCAGACTGATCAAAGAACGTACCGATGCTATTTTGGCCGAATACGATTTTATACTCACACCAACTGCTCCCGAGCCGGCATTTAAGATCGGTCGTGAGGATATTGACCCCATTGTAACTTATCTTGAAGATATATTTACCGTGCAGGCTTCTTTAGCAGGAGTACCGGCAATATCATTGCCTATTCAAAATAATAGCGCGGGTTTGCCGTTAGGTTTACAACTGGTTACCAAGGCCTTTGCCGAGGCCGATTTGTTAAATTTTGCAACTTATTTTGTGGGATTGCGTAAAAGTTAA
- a CDS encoding amidohydrolase family protein: MKSFRADYVFPVSADPIKNGVITVDDYGKIVSISTYAQPGVEVEQLSGIICPGFVNTHCHVELSHLQGKTPKGSGLVEFIKAVQSLRTVDDDIIQAAAAEADKQMYDNGIVAVGDISNSAHSIAIKKASKIYYHTFVEAFSFLPANADNAFQAAIELQKQFKPLSASVVPHAPYSVSKELFKLIKNYSDTHGNNLLSIHNQECEDENKFYRYKNGKFLELYDGFGIDISYFKPQARNSIQSVIPLLSNKQKVLLVHNTCTNLKDIYFVKRFDRNINWCFCPNANLHIEGRLPKIELFLDEGFNITLGTDSLASNDKLSILSEMATIHQKFPSIPIGKMLEWATINGARFLGIDDEIGTLEPGKTPGLNLITNLDGLKIIPDTQVKRLL; encoded by the coding sequence ATGAAAAGTTTTAGAGCCGATTACGTTTTTCCTGTTAGTGCCGATCCTATTAAGAATGGAGTTATTACCGTTGATGATTACGGTAAAATTGTATCAATTAGCACCTATGCCCAGCCGGGTGTTGAAGTTGAGCAGTTGAGTGGTATTATTTGTCCGGGTTTTGTGAATACTCACTGTCATGTTGAGCTTTCGCATCTTCAGGGCAAAACCCCCAAAGGGTCGGGGTTGGTAGAATTTATAAAAGCTGTGCAAAGTTTGCGCACGGTTGACGATGATATTATACAAGCTGCCGCCGCCGAGGCAGATAAGCAGATGTATGATAACGGTATAGTTGCCGTTGGCGATATATCAAACAGCGCACATAGTATAGCTATAAAAAAAGCCAGTAAAATTTACTATCATACTTTTGTAGAGGCATTCAGCTTTTTGCCTGCAAATGCCGATAATGCATTTCAGGCAGCTATTGAATTGCAAAAACAGTTTAAACCATTGTCGGCATCGGTTGTGCCTCATGCGCCTTACTCCGTATCAAAGGAACTGTTTAAGCTCATCAAAAATTATAGCGATACACATGGCAACAACCTGCTGAGCATACACAACCAAGAGTGCGAAGACGAAAATAAATTCTATCGCTACAAAAACGGCAAGTTTTTGGAGCTGTACGATGGCTTTGGTATTGATATTAGTTACTTTAAACCACAGGCACGTAATTCTATACAATCTGTAATTCCGTTGCTCAGTAATAAGCAAAAAGTTTTGCTGGTACATAACACCTGTACCAATTTAAAAGATATATACTTTGTAAAGCGTTTCGACCGTAACATTAACTGGTGTTTTTGTCCTAATGCTAACCTGCACATTGAAGGCCGACTGCCTAAAATTGAACTGTTTTTGGATGAAGGCTTTAACATTACACTGGGTACCGATAGTTTAGCTTCAAATGATAAGCTGTCGATACTGAGCGAAATGGCTACCATTCACCAAAAATTCCCGTCAATACCTATTGGCAAAATGCTGGAATGGGCTACTATAAACGGCGCCAGATTTTTAGGTATTGATGATGAAATTGGCACCCTCGAGCCCGGTAAAACTCCCGGACTAAACTTGATCACCAATTTAGATGGTTTAAAAATCATCCCCGATACACAAGTAAAACGTTTGCTATAA
- a CDS encoding lytic transglycosylase domain-containing protein: MKRLFTIIFCIAAFQSVTTLAQPVYSDTSMYEENFRPNYLGYKPAVAPIITELKKKSYDNSTLGTRLSAIERDVQLDYNEFVQAYINTYTAPGRREDMGRIMGLSKYYFPIYEKAFKDAGIPEEIKYLSIVESALNPNAVSRVGATGPWQFMFSTAKIYGLNMDNYVDERRDPIQASYAAAAYLRDAYQEFGDWLLAIASYNCGKNSVERAMQQADATDFWSIRQYLPAETRGYVPAFIATTYIMKYYNEHGIIPQACSITLNTDTVLVNKFISLNNVAKALNIDANELSLLNPAYTKRVINGTTKAPRRIVIPQIGKEQYPQLYAALNGEPVTPIKHVVYAAQPVEIPDAAAKAGNLHTVKKGETYSSIADKYGVDVEDLRIWNNAKGSKPAPGQKLKTSAPNLAAGAAKPGKELATLGTTPAAGGN; this comes from the coding sequence ATGAAGAGACTGTTTACGATTATCTTTTGTATTGCTGCATTTCAATCTGTTACTACGCTGGCCCAGCCGGTTTACTCTGATACCTCCATGTATGAGGAGAATTTCAGACCAAACTATTTAGGTTATAAGCCCGCAGTAGCCCCCATTATTACTGAACTTAAGAAAAAATCATACGATAACTCCACTTTAGGCACCCGCCTTAGTGCCATTGAGCGCGATGTGCAGCTTGATTACAATGAGTTTGTGCAAGCCTACATCAATACGTACACGGCGCCCGGTCGTCGTGAGGATATGGGCCGTATCATGGGTCTATCTAAATACTACTTTCCTATTTACGAAAAGGCTTTTAAGGATGCCGGTATCCCCGAAGAAATTAAATACCTGTCGATAGTTGAATCGGCCCTTAACCCTAATGCGGTTTCGAGGGTAGGGGCAACCGGTCCGTGGCAGTTTATGTTTTCGACCGCTAAAATTTACGGCCTCAACATGGATAATTATGTTGATGAGCGCCGCGACCCTATACAAGCCAGCTATGCAGCTGCCGCTTACCTGCGCGATGCCTACCAGGAGTTTGGCGACTGGCTGCTGGCCATTGCCTCGTACAACTGCGGTAAAAATAGTGTGGAGCGCGCCATGCAACAGGCCGATGCAACTGATTTTTGGTCGATACGCCAATACCTGCCTGCCGAAACCCGTGGCTATGTACCGGCCTTTATTGCCACTACGTACATTATGAAGTATTACAACGAGCACGGTATTATACCACAGGCTTGCAGTATTACACTCAATACCGATACCGTGCTGGTGAACAAATTCATTTCGTTAAATAACGTGGCCAAAGCATTAAATATTGATGCCAACGAACTATCGTTGCTAAACCCTGCCTATACCAAACGGGTGATAAATGGTACCACCAAAGCGCCACGCCGCATAGTAATACCGCAAATAGGTAAAGAACAATACCCTCAACTGTACGCTGCCTTAAACGGCGAGCCGGTTACGCCAATAAAACACGTAGTGTATGCTGCCCAACCGGTTGAAATACCAGATGCAGCAGCAAAAGCAGGCAATTTACATACCGTTAAAAAAGGCGAAACTTACAGCAGCATTGCCGATAAATACGGCGTTGATGTAGAAGACCTGCGCATATGGAACAATGCCAAAGGCAGCAAACCAGCCCCCGGCCAAAAACTAAAAACAAGTGCACCAAACCTGGCCGCCGGAGCAGCCAAACCTGGCAAAGAACTGGCCACTTTAGGCACAACCCCTGCCGCCGGAGGAAATTAA
- a CDS encoding acylphosphatase, translating into MIKHLNITVQGKVQGVSYRATTKAVADQLGVRGLVRNEANGDVYIEAEAEPMLMEMFLEWCQKGPDAARVSEVITHEAESKNYRNFEVVKR; encoded by the coding sequence ATGATCAAACATTTAAATATAACCGTACAGGGTAAGGTGCAGGGCGTGTCGTACCGTGCTACCACTAAAGCCGTGGCCGACCAGTTGGGCGTGCGCGGACTTGTGCGTAATGAAGCGAACGGAGACGTATACATCGAAGCGGAAGCCGAACCCATGCTTATGGAGATGTTTTTAGAATGGTGCCAAAAAGGCCCCGATGCCGCCCGGGTATCCGAAGTTATTACCCACGAAGCCGAATCCAAAAACTATCGTAACTTTGAAGTAGTGAAGAGATAG
- a CDS encoding murein hydrolase activator EnvC family protein — protein MKFLKLVLILVCALFAFESYAQSSADLKRKRERLNNELEDLNREYQETLKNKKATIKQLNILKAQISLREEKINTVNSEIRLLNGQINENTNTVHTLQGQLEQLKKEYAAMVVFAYHNKSAYNKLMFVFASTDFNQAYKRLKYLQQFGTYRERQAASIQGTQKDLNVKINQLDRTKNEKSNLLQEQKKEKETLGKEQNNQAAVVQDLSKQEGTLKKQQRTLMAQRRQIDRQIQATIAREVAAARRKAEAEARAEAARQAALAANKARAENKSAAEIAEAAKPKPITRSTVTEALTATPEAAKLNNDFMGNKGLLPWPVATGQITQDFGPYVSDGIRNDNHGIDIRTSSGATARAVFEGTVISINDISGTYMVLIRHGSFITAYANLKSVSVSDGQKVNTRQAIGSVATDPFTGETVIHFELNKAGAIINPKTWLASQ, from the coding sequence ATGAAATTTTTAAAGCTTGTACTAATTCTGGTTTGTGCCTTATTTGCGTTTGAATCGTACGCTCAAAGCAGTGCCGATTTAAAGCGTAAACGCGAGAGGCTGAACAACGAACTGGAAGACCTTAACCGCGAGTACCAGGAAACCTTAAAAAATAAAAAGGCTACCATTAAACAGCTTAACATCCTAAAAGCACAAATTTCCCTTCGCGAAGAAAAAATTAATACCGTAAACTCCGAGATCCGCCTGCTTAACGGGCAAATTAACGAGAACACCAATACGGTACATACCTTGCAAGGGCAGTTGGAACAGCTAAAAAAAGAGTATGCGGCCATGGTGGTGTTTGCTTACCATAACAAAAGCGCTTACAACAAACTGATGTTTGTTTTTGCATCTACCGATTTTAACCAGGCTTACAAACGTTTAAAATATTTACAGCAGTTTGGTACTTACCGCGAGCGCCAGGCGGCATCAATACAAGGTACTCAAAAAGACCTGAACGTAAAAATTAACCAGCTCGACCGTACCAAAAACGAAAAAAGCAACCTGTTGCAAGAACAGAAGAAAGAAAAGGAAACTTTAGGTAAAGAACAAAACAACCAGGCTGCCGTAGTACAAGATCTATCGAAACAGGAAGGTACGCTTAAAAAGCAGCAACGTACATTAATGGCGCAACGCCGCCAAATTGACCGCCAAATACAGGCAACTATTGCCCGTGAGGTTGCTGCTGCCCGCCGCAAGGCCGAAGCTGAAGCAAGGGCCGAAGCTGCCCGCCAGGCTGCATTAGCTGCTAATAAAGCCCGTGCCGAAAATAAATCGGCTGCCGAAATTGCCGAGGCTGCTAAACCAAAACCAATTACCCGCAGTACCGTAACCGAAGCCTTGACTGCCACACCTGAAGCTGCCAAGCTCAACAACGACTTTATGGGCAACAAGGGTTTGCTGCCATGGCCAGTAGCCACGGGGCAAATTACACAGGATTTTGGCCCCTATGTAAGCGATGGTATACGTAATGATAATCATGGTATTGATATTCGTACATCAAGCGGGGCAACAGCACGCGCTGTATTTGAGGGTACGGTAATTAGTATTAACGATATTAGCGGTACTTACATGGTACTTATACGTCACGGTTCGTTTATTACAGCTTATGCCAACTTAAAATCGGTAAGTGTGAGCGATGGGCAAAAAGTGAATACCCGCCAGGCTATAGGCAGCGTGGCCACCGATCCGTTCACAGGTGAGACCGTTATTCACTTCGAATTAAATAAGGCCGGAGCCATCATCAATCCAAAAACATGGCTGGCCTCACAATAA
- a CDS encoding Sec-independent protein translocase subunit TatA/TatB translates to MHSPVLLEFFNIGGPEFILIIFVALLLFGGNKLPELARGLGKGIRDFKDASEGVKREIHNQINSFDEKPTEPEYRIKDNTVTETETETHTSIAESETAQADTSVKKEY, encoded by the coding sequence ATGCACAGTCCGGTTCTTTTAGAGTTTTTTAACATAGGCGGACCCGAATTTATACTGATAATATTCGTGGCGTTATTGCTGTTTGGCGGTAACAAACTGCCCGAACTTGCCCGCGGACTGGGTAAAGGTATACGTGATTTTAAAGATGCCTCAGAAGGGGTGAAGCGTGAGATACACAATCAAATAAATAGCTTCGACGAAAAACCAACTGAGCCTGAATATCGTATTAAAGATAATACCGTTACTGAAACAGAAACCGAAACACACACCTCAATTGCCGAAAGCGAAACTGCCCAGGCTGATACCAGTGTTAAAAAAGAATATTAA
- a CDS encoding tetratricopeptide repeat protein — MKVGYWALGLLLIPALAVAQGNGKNGSVQQGRKPITSADSVMVQQMFFEGLRKKTIEDQKGAAELFARVLQMDSSNDAAMYQLAMLNKLQNGQTEAQTLLENAVALKPDNEWYWVALADTYEKTNNLPRLQHVFDELLRISPNKPEYYFDKASAFYIEKKYDEALGVYNKLEQMTGLTDDLVANRQKIYLRQNKVDQAAAEMERLIETNPDQIRYYLLLGEIYNSNNLPDKALQVLQRAEKVKPDDGLLHLALAETYRAKKDTEASYKQLELAFNSPSLDVEQKVRIIMGYVPKFPDANAKASALELSRIAAGIHPNEAKIQAIYGDMLAQNNKLKEAREVFKKSVQLNPDVYIVHEQLVRLDLSENRIDEAIKDGENALSLFPNQAWMNYLVGVAYLQKKNAQQAISYLKNVVAIEPDDKDLASQAYAALGDCYHELRDNGKSDAAYDKSLAYNPNSAYTLNNYAYYLSIRGEQLEKAAQMSKRSIDLQPNTASFEDTYAWILFKQKKYAEAKQWIEKAMEHNKNSAVQVEHYGDILFYLGDVEAAVTNWKKAKQAGATSPLLDRKINEKKYIE, encoded by the coding sequence ATGAAAGTAGGTTACTGGGCATTAGGTTTGTTGTTGATTCCGGCTTTGGCTGTTGCGCAGGGTAACGGCAAAAACGGTTCTGTGCAGCAAGGCCGCAAGCCCATAACCTCGGCCGATAGCGTAATGGTACAGCAAATGTTTTTTGAAGGTTTGCGCAAAAAAACCATCGAAGACCAAAAAGGCGCTGCCGAACTGTTTGCACGCGTGCTACAGATGGATAGCAGTAACGATGCCGCCATGTATCAGCTGGCCATGCTCAATAAACTGCAAAACGGCCAAACCGAAGCACAAACGCTGCTCGAAAATGCAGTTGCCCTAAAACCCGATAACGAGTGGTATTGGGTAGCCCTGGCCGATACGTACGAAAAAACCAATAACCTGCCACGCTTGCAGCATGTGTTTGATGAGTTATTGCGTATTAGCCCAAACAAGCCCGAGTATTATTTTGATAAAGCCAGCGCCTTCTATATCGAAAAAAAGTACGATGAAGCCTTGGGCGTTTACAATAAACTGGAGCAAATGACCGGCTTAACCGATGATTTGGTAGCTAACCGCCAAAAAATATACTTACGCCAAAACAAAGTTGACCAGGCCGCTGCCGAAATGGAGCGCCTGATCGAGACTAACCCCGACCAGATACGCTATTATTTACTGCTGGGCGAAATTTATAATTCCAACAACCTGCCCGATAAAGCCCTGCAGGTATTACAACGTGCCGAAAAGGTGAAGCCGGATGATGGCCTGTTGCACTTAGCCCTCGCCGAAACCTACCGCGCTAAAAAAGATACCGAAGCCAGCTATAAACAACTCGAACTGGCGTTTAACTCTCCATCATTAGATGTGGAGCAAAAGGTGCGCATTATAATGGGGTATGTGCCTAAGTTTCCTGATGCTAATGCCAAGGCCAGTGCTTTGGAACTAAGCAGGATAGCTGCAGGAATTCACCCTAACGAAGCTAAAATACAAGCTATTTACGGCGATATGCTGGCGCAGAATAATAAACTGAAAGAAGCCCGCGAAGTGTTTAAAAAATCGGTACAGCTTAACCCTGATGTGTACATTGTGCACGAGCAGCTGGTGCGTTTGGATTTAAGCGAAAACAGGATAGACGAAGCCATTAAAGACGGGGAAAACGCACTGTCGCTATTTCCAAACCAGGCCTGGATGAACTATTTGGTGGGTGTGGCTTACCTGCAAAAGAAGAATGCCCAGCAGGCGATCAGTTATCTTAAAAATGTAGTAGCTATTGAGCCCGATGATAAAGACCTGGCATCACAAGCTTATGCAGCGTTGGGCGATTGCTATCATGAGTTACGTGATAACGGTAAATCGGATGCGGCGTATGATAAGTCGCTTGCCTATAATCCAAATAGTGCGTACACATTAAACAACTACGCCTATTATCTGTCTATACGTGGAGAGCAGTTGGAAAAAGCCGCGCAAATGTCCAAACGTAGTATTGATCTGCAGCCTAACACGGCATCGTTTGAAGATACTTACGCCTGGATTTTGTTTAAGCAAAAAAAGTATGCCGAGGCTAAGCAATGGATAGAAAAAGCCATGGAGCATAATAAAAACAGCGCCGTACAGGTTGAACACTATGGCGATATACTGTTTTACCTGGGCGATGTCGAAGCTGCCGTTACCAACTGGAAAAAAGCCAAGCAAGCAGGTGCCACATCACCGCTTTTAGACCGTAAGATAAATGAGAAAAAATATATTGAATAA
- a CDS encoding polysaccharide biosynthesis C-terminal domain-containing protein: MSTAKKFAGQTAVYGLTTIAPRILNFFLTPVYVKAYPAKVYGVFTTMFSWVSMINPILAFGMETTFFRYLNKRPDEKQQVYNNTFGAILAISFLFLLSVLPFIGDIAAYVRIDEQSPLDDYKQYVGYFIAVLLLDAWCVIPFAQIRANGRPGRYGIIKCTNILVFILLNLLFIYGLPFLIKHDISAEWLKTWFRPGWIGYVFLSNLIASALTLLLLLPEIMRLRPNFDKAMFSEMLLYSWPVLIANLSFVINENLDKLLLGKFLPESISASQTGIYGACAKIAVFLNIFVQAFRLGAEPFFFSKAKDKNAGTTYAFIMDYFVIAVSLIFVALVANIDILKYFIKGRDAVQQELYWSGLKAVPLLLLGYVSLGIYMNLSVWYKLSDQTRYGLYISGVGAIITVVLNVVFIPKYSYMASAWASLAAYASMMILSYVWGQKNYPIPYNVKKNLAYLISSIIIVFLSFSVFKRNLFIGNGLLVLFAGTAFMAERKQVLAILKRK, from the coding sequence TTGTCGACAGCTAAAAAATTTGCAGGCCAAACGGCGGTGTACGGGTTAACTACTATTGCGCCGCGTATACTCAATTTCTTTTTAACCCCTGTTTACGTAAAAGCGTACCCGGCAAAAGTGTATGGTGTTTTCACTACCATGTTTAGCTGGGTATCAATGATAAACCCTATACTGGCCTTTGGTATGGAAACCACGTTTTTCAGATACCTCAATAAGCGGCCCGATGAAAAACAGCAGGTTTACAACAATACTTTTGGTGCTATACTGGCTATCAGCTTTTTGTTTTTGCTGAGTGTATTGCCCTTTATTGGCGATATTGCCGCATACGTTCGCATTGATGAGCAATCGCCGCTTGATGATTATAAGCAATACGTTGGCTACTTTATTGCGGTATTATTACTGGATGCCTGGTGTGTAATTCCGTTTGCGCAAATACGGGCCAACGGCAGGCCGGGACGTTATGGTATCATAAAGTGCACCAATATATTGGTGTTCATACTGCTCAACCTGCTTTTTATTTATGGTCTGCCTTTTTTAATTAAGCATGATATAAGTGCCGAGTGGCTCAAAACCTGGTTCAGGCCCGGATGGATAGGTTACGTGTTTTTATCTAACCTTATTGCCAGCGCACTTACGCTGTTACTTTTGCTACCCGAAATTATGCGTCTGCGCCCCAATTTTGATAAAGCCATGTTTAGCGAAATGTTGCTGTACAGCTGGCCGGTGCTCATTGCTAACCTATCATTTGTAATTAACGAAAACCTCGATAAACTTTTATTAGGCAAGTTTTTGCCCGAGAGTATAAGTGCAAGTCAAACCGGTATTTATGGTGCCTGCGCCAAAATTGCGGTGTTCCTCAATATTTTTGTTCAGGCTTTCAGGCTGGGTGCCGAGCCCTTCTTTTTTAGCAAGGCTAAAGATAAAAATGCGGGCACTACGTATGCCTTTATTATGGATTATTTCGTAATAGCAGTATCGCTCATATTTGTGGCGCTGGTTGCTAATATCGATATACTCAAATACTTTATTAAAGGCCGCGATGCCGTGCAGCAGGAGCTATACTGGTCGGGGTTAAAGGCGGTGCCGCTGTTATTATTGGGCTACGTAAGCCTGGGTATTTACATGAACCTCTCCGTATGGTACAAACTGTCTGATCAAACCCGTTACGGTTTATACATCTCAGGCGTGGGGGCTATCATAACCGTTGTACTCAACGTGGTATTTATTCCAAAGTACAGCTACATGGCATCGGCCTGGGCATCATTAGCGGCTTATGCCAGTATGATGATACTCTCGTATGTATGGGGGCAAAAAAACTATCCTATACCGTATAACGTTAAAAAAAACCTGGCTTATCTTATAAGTTCAATCATAATTGTATTTTTATCATTCAGCGTGTTTAAGCGTAATTTGTTCATAGGCAATGGCCTGCTCGTATTATTTGCAGGCACTGCTTTTATGGCCGAACGTAAACAGGTACTCGCTATACTTAAAAGAAAATGA
- a CDS encoding DUF4292 domain-containing protein yields the protein MRKNILNKALIVLSVAALYSCKAKKQLVTRTADSSATTVITKAANPVVAKIDAIKAKQTAFTTFSGRAKTKLTIDGKSNDVTLNIRIQKDKKIWVSITALLGLEVARALITPDSIQVVNKFQSVYMKKPFSYIYNYASRQVNYQTVESLLVGNAINELLNENGQLQNGTNGNTTITGNLQGLVYNLLIGPDQKVTQTSLANAAARQSLKVGNSQFIEADNRIIPSHISITSAVANKNIQAELEYNRTEFNRPLDFPFSIPSGFSPAN from the coding sequence ATGAGAAAAAATATATTGAATAAGGCGCTCATCGTGCTAAGCGTTGCTGCCCTATATAGCTGCAAAGCAAAAAAACAACTGGTAACCCGCACGGCCGATTCATCGGCCACAACGGTTATTACCAAAGCCGCCAACCCGGTGGTGGCCAAAATTGATGCCATTAAAGCTAAGCAAACTGCTTTTACCACGTTTTCGGGGCGGGCAAAAACCAAACTCACCATTGATGGCAAAAGCAACGATGTTACGCTGAATATCCGCATCCAAAAAGATAAAAAAATATGGGTATCTATTACCGCCCTGTTAGGTTTAGAGGTAGCCCGTGCCCTCATTACTCCGGATAGTATACAGGTAGTAAACAAGTTCCAATCGGTGTACATGAAAAAGCCGTTTAGCTATATTTACAACTATGCCAGCCGCCAGGTAAATTATCAAACGGTAGAATCACTGCTGGTAGGCAACGCTATTAACGAGTTATTGAACGAGAACGGCCAGTTGCAAAACGGTACCAACGGCAATACAACTATAACCGGTAATTTGCAAGGCCTGGTGTATAATTTGCTCATCGGTCCCGACCAAAAAGTAACGCAAACCAGCTTAGCTAATGCTGCTGCAAGGCAATCGTTAAAGGTGGGCAACAGTCAGTTTATCGAGGCCGATAACCGTATCATTCCATCGCACATCAGTATCACATCGGCGGTAGCCAACAAAAATATACAGGCCGAACTGGAGTACAACCGCACCGAATTTAACCGCCCGTTAGATTTTCCGTTCAGTATCCCATCCGGATTTTCACCTGCCAATTAA
- a CDS encoding Sec-independent protein translocase subunit TatA/TatB: MGLGAPEIILIIIAILILFGGRKIPELMRGLGQGVKEFKDASNKDTTTEEKSKVSQ; this comes from the coding sequence ATGGGTTTAGGAGCACCAGAAATTATTCTGATCATCATTGCCATCTTAATTCTGTTCGGCGGACGTAAAATTCCTGAACTAATGAGAGGTTTAGGTCAGGGCGTTAAAGAATTTAAAGACGCATCAAACAAGGATACAACTACCGAAGAGAAAAGTAAAGTTTCTCAATAA
- the dut gene encoding dUTP diphosphatase gives MIIRIINNSQNALPAYETLHAAGMDLRADVAETVVLKPMERKLIPTGLHIELPESFEAQIRPRSGLAFKHGIGIVNSPGTIDADYRGEIKVLLINFSDTDFEINTGDRIAQMVVAKHEKVEWEQVEVLTDTARGAGGYGHTGKA, from the coding sequence ATGATCATCCGCATTATCAATAATTCTCAAAACGCCTTGCCGGCTTACGAAACCTTGCATGCCGCCGGTATGGACCTCCGCGCCGATGTTGCCGAAACCGTAGTATTAAAGCCAATGGAACGCAAACTGATACCAACCGGGTTACATATTGAGCTTCCGGAAAGTTTTGAGGCACAGATACGCCCGCGTAGTGGTTTGGCGTTTAAGCATGGTATAGGCATAGTAAATTCGCCGGGTACCATTGATGCCGATTACCGTGGCGAAATAAAGGTGCTGCTTATTAATTTTTCGGACACCGATTTTGAGATCAATACCGGCGACCGCATTGCACAAATGGTTGTAGCCAAGCATGAAAAGGTGGAATGGGAGCAGGTAGAGGTTTTAACTGATACTGCACGCGGTGCAGGAGGTTATGGGCATACAGGCAAAGCATAA